Within the Magnetospirillum sp. ME-1 genome, the region CCGCATCACCAAGGACGGCGTCACCGTCGCCAAGGAGATCGAGCTGGCCGACAAGTTCGAGAACATGGGCGCCCAGATGGTGCGCGAAGTGGCCTCGAAGACCGCCGATCTGGCCGGTGACGGCACCACCACCGCCACCGTGCTGGCCCAGGCCATCGTCCGCGAGGGCGTCAAGGCCGTGGCCGCCGGCCTCAACCCCATGGACCTGAAGCGCGGCGTCGATCTCGCCGTGGCCGCCGTGGTCGAGAACGTGAAGTCGCGTTCGCGCAAGGTCGCCACCAATGCCGAGATCGCCCAGGTCGGCACCATCTCCGCCAACGGCGAGAAGGAAATCGGCGACATGATCGCCAAGGCCATGGAAAAGGTCGGCAACGAGGGTGTCATCACCGTCGAGGAAGCCAAGGGCCTGGACACCGAGCTGGACGTGGTCGAGGGCATGCAGTTCGACCGTGGCTACACCAGCCCGTACTTCGTGACCAACGCCGAGAAGATGACCTGTGAGCTGGACAACCCCTACATCCTGCTGCACGAGAAGAAGCTGTCGGGCCTGCAGCCCCTGCTGCCCGTGCTCGAGCAGGTGGTTCAGTCCGGCCGTCCGCTGGTGATCATCGCCGAGGACATCGAGGGCGAGGCCCTGGCCACCCTGGTGGTCAACAAGCTGCGCGGCGGCCTGAAGGTCGCGGCGGTGAAGGCCCCCGGCTTCGGCGACCGTCGCAAGGCCATGCTGGAAGACATCGCCATCCTGACCGGTGGCCAAGTGATCTCCGAGGACCTGGGCATCAAGCTGGAGAGCGTCAACCTGGCCATGCTGGGCACCTCCAAGCGCATCACCATCACCAAGGAAGACACCACCATCGTCGACGGCTCGGGCAAGAAGGGCGACATCGACGCCCGCTGCAAGCAGATCCGTGCGCAGATCGAGGAGACCACCTCGGACTACGACCGCGAGAAGCTGCAGGAGCGTCTGGCCAAGCTGGCCGGCGGCGTGGCCGTCATCAAGGTCGGCGGCGCGTCCGAGATCGAGGTGAAGGAGCGCAAGGACCGCGTTGACGACGCGCTGCACGCCACCCGCGCCGCGGTCGAGGAAGGCATCGTCCCGGGCGGCGGCGTCGCTCTGCTGCACGCCGTCAAGGCCCTGGAAGGCCTGAAGTCCGGCAATGCCGACCAGGAAGTGGGCATCGGCATCGTCCGTCGCGCCCTTCAGGCTCCGGTGCGTCAGATCGCCGAGAACGCCGGCCATGACGGCGCCGTGGTCGCCGGCAAGATCGGCGAGTCCGCCGACCTGGCCTTCGGCTTCGACGCCCAGACCGGTGTCTACACCGACATGATCAAGGCCGGCATCATCGACCCGACCAAGGTCGTGCGCACCGCCCTGCAGGACGCGGCTTCCGTGGCCGGCCTGCTGATCACCACCGAAGCCATGATCGCCGAGCGTCCGAAGAAGGACGTGGGCGGCATGCCCGGCGGCGACATGGGCGGCATGGGTGGCATGGGCGGCATGGGCGGCATGGACTTCTAAGTCCGGCCAACCGACGCCAAATGCGTTAGGCGAAACCCCTCTCCCGGTGACGGGAGGGGGGTTTTTCTTTTCAATCACCCCGAACCGTCTACTCTTTGATCTTCGGCATGCCCTTTGGAGGCGCCATGAAGACGTTCGCCATCGCCTTTCTCGCCCTGTTCGTCGGTTTTGCCTCCGCTGCCCGGGCCGGGCTGGTCGAAGAGTCCGGCGGCCTGGCGGTGACGTTCTCCAAGGGTGGGGGGGAGGTCACCCTCGACGCGCTGATCATCCGTCCCGACGATCGCCTGCGCCATCCCCTGGCGGTGCTCAGCCACGGCGCGCCCCGCGACGCAGCCGACCGCGAGGCCATGAGCCCCGGCGCCATGCGCGCCCAGGCCCGCGAATTCGCCCGAAGGGGCTGGGTGGTGGTCACCTTCATGCGGCGCGGCTACGGCCAGTCCGAAGGCGAATACGTGGAAAGCAGCGGCAAATGCGCCTCGCCCGACTACGTCACTTCGGGCCGGCGATCGGCAGAGGACATTCGGGCGGTGATCCGCGCCATGTCCGACAAGCCCTATGTGGATTCGTCGCGCATTCTCAGCGTGGGGCGTTCGGCGGGCGGCCTGGCCACCGTGGCGCTCACCGCCGATCCGCCTCCCGGCCTGGTCGCCGCCATCAGCTTCGCCGGCGGCAGGGGCTCGGTCCGTCCCGACGAGGTCTGCGTTCCCGCCCGGCTGGTGGAGGCCTTCGGCACCTTCGGCAAGACGTCGCGCGTTCCCATGCTGTGGGTCTATGCCGAGAACGACCGCTTTTTCGGGCCCAATCTGGCGCGGCAGTTCCACGGCGCCTTCACCGGGGCGGGCGGAAGGGCCGAATTCATCGCCGCCGCTCCCTTCGGTGCGGACGGGCACAGCCTGTTCTCGGAAAAGGGCCAGCCCATCTGGACGCGCTACGTGGACGACTTCCTGGCGCACCAGCACCTGACCCTGGTGGACCGTCTGCTGCCCAGCCGCGACGAGAGCGCCGTTTCCTATCCCCCTTATCTGAACGCCAAGGGCAAGGAATCGTTCCGCAAGTTCCTGGACGCCTCTGACCACAAGGCGTTTGCCGTCAGCCGCGACGGCGCCTATGGCTGGCGGAGCGGCCAGAAGACCGTGGAGGCGGCAATCGAGGACGCCCTGGCCAATTGCCGCAAGAACGCCAGCAAGACCTGCCGCACGGTCATGATCGACGACGAAGACGTGGAGTAGGCGGGAACGGGGAGCCGACTCCCCCCTTGCACCACCGCGTCGCACCCGCTACGGTTATCCACACAACGCCACCGTATTTTTTCGAGGCTTCACAGTGCTGGATGGCAGGCGGGTTCTTCTCATCATCTCGGGCGGCATCGCCGCCTACAAGTCGCTGGAGCTGATCCGCCGCCTGAAGGACCGGGGCTGCGCCGTGCGCTGCATCCTGACCAGGGGCGGGGCCAATTTCGTCACGCCGCTGTCGGTGGCGGCGCTGTCGGGCGACAAGGTCTATCAGGAGACCTTCTCGCTCACCGACGAGGCCGAGATGGGCCATATCCGGCTGTCGCGGGAAGCCGATCTGGTGGTGGTGGCCCCGGCCACCGCCAACCTGCTGGCCAAGATGGCCGCCGGCATCGCCGACGATCTGGCCTCGACCGCGCTTCTCGCCACCGACAAGCGGGTGCTGGTGGCGCCGGCCATGAATACCATGATGTGGGAGCATGCGGCGACAAAGGCCAACATGGCGATTCTGGAATCGCGCGGGGTGACCCGCGTCGGCCCCGGGGCCGGCGACCTGGCCTGCGGCGAGGTGGGGGCGGGGCGCATGGCCGAGCCCGCCGAGATTCTGGCCGCCATCGAATCCATGCTGTCCGACGGTCCGCTGAAGGGGGTCCGGGCCGTGGTCACCAGCGGCCCGACCCATGAAGCCATCGACCCGGTGCGCTTCATCGCCAACCGCTCCTCGGGCAAGCAGGGCCACGCCATCGCCGCCGCCCTGGCCGCAATGGGGGCCGAGGTCACCCTGGTCAGCGGCCCGGTGACCATTGCCGACCCCGCCGGCGTACGGGTGGTGAAGGTGGAAAGCGCCATCCAGATGCTGAACGCGGTGCGTGGCGCCCTGCCCGCCGACGTGGTGGTGTGTGCGGCGGCCGTCGCCGACTGGACGGTGGCCAACCGCGCCACCGAGAAGCGCAAGAAGAAGGTGGGCGATCCGCCGCCCACCATCGAGCTCACCCCCAATCCCGACATCCTGATGACCGTGTCCAAGGCCGAAGGGGCGGCGCGGCCCCGTCTGGTGGTGGGCTTCGCCGCCGAGACGGAGAAGCTGCTGGAACACGCCGCCGACAAGCGGGCGCGCAAGGGCTGCGACTGGATCGTCGCCAACGACGTGTCGGAAGGCAGCGGCACCTTCGGCGGAGAATCCAATACCGTGCACGTCATCGATGGCGCGGGAACGGATTCCTGGCCCGTCCTGGGCAAGGACGAGGTGGCGCGCCGGCTGGCCGAACGAATCGCCAAGGCTTTGGGGAAGATGTGATGACTATCCTTTGCCGTCATCCCGGCCAAGCCGAAGGCGCGAGCCGGGATCCATCTTCCCGCGGGCATCATGGATCCCGGATCTCGCGATGCTCGTCCGGGATGACGAAAACCGTGAGGGCGGTACGATGAGTAAACCGATCCCTGTCTCCATCAAGCGCCTGGAACACGCCGCCGATCTGCCCCTGCCGGCCTACGAGACGGCGCATGCGGCCGGAATGGACCTGATGGCCTGCATTCCCGCCGACATCACCTTGGGCCCCGGCGAGCGCGCCGTGATTCCCGCCGGCTTCGCCATCGCCCTGCCCGAAGGCTTCGAGGCCCAGGTGCGGCCGCGCTCAGGGCTTGCCGCCAAGCACGGCATCACCGTCTTGAACGCGCCCGGTACCATCGACGCCGATTACCGGGGCGAGGTGGGCGTCATCCTGGTCAATCTGGGCCAGAACGCCTTCGCCATCTCACGCGGCATGCGCATCGCCCAGATGGTGATCGCGCCGGTGTCGCGGGCGGCATGGCGCGAGGTGGAAAGTTTGGACGACACCGCCAGGGGGGCGGGGGGCTTCGGCTCGACGGGAACGGGGAAGAAGGAATAGGGCATGCTGCGTCCGTCGAAGAAAATGCTGTTCGCCATCGAGGCGGTTCTCGACATCGCCTACCACGCCGGCGGTGAACCGGTGCAGAGCCGCGAGATCACAAGGCGCCAGGGCATCCCGCGGCGCTATCTGGAACAGACCCTGCAGCAGCTGGTGCGCGCCGGCCTGCTGGTGGGCGTGCGCGGTCCCCGGGGCGGCTACCGCCTGGCGCGGGAACGCCGCCGCATCTCGGTGGGCGAGGTGGTGCGCGTGGTCCGCGCCCTGGAAACCGCCGAGGATCCCTACCAGGACATGCCGGCCTCCGAGCTGGGCAAGAACGTCATCCGCCCCATGTGGGGTGATCTGACCGAGGAGATCATGTCCCGCCTGGACGCCATCTCCATCGACGAGCTGTGCATGCGCGCCTACAAGGGCGGCATCCCCAGCGAGGCGCATCAGAAGTTGGACTTCATCATCTAACCTTGATACGATGTAGTTAATCACCGTACTACACAAACGTTGTGGGGAATTTCAGATGACCACTTCCGCCCCCGCCTTCCGCGGCAAGATTTACGACAGCATCATCGACACCATCGGCGCCACGCCGCTGGTGCGCTTCAAGCGCATGGCCGCCGAATCCGGCTCGAAGGCCGACATCGTCGGCAAGCTGGAGTTCTTCAATCCGCTGGCCTCGGTCAAGGACCGCATCGGCTTCGCCATGATCGAAGCGGCCGAGGTGTCGGGCCAGCTCAAGCCGGGCGGCACCATCATCGAGCCGACCTCGGGCAACACCGGCATCGCCCTGGCCTTCGTCGCCGCCGCCAAGGGCTACAAGCTGGTGCTGTGCATGCCGGAAAGCATGTCGCTGGAGCGCCGCAAGATGCTGCAGCTGCTCGGCGCCGAGATCGTGCTGACCCCGGCGTCCAAGGGCATGACCGGCGCGGTGCGTCAGGCCGAGGAGCTTCTGGCCTCCACGCCGGGCGCCATCATGCCGCAGCAGTTCAAGAACGCCGCCAACCCGGCCATTCACGAGCGCACCACCGCCGAGGAGATCTGGAACGACACCAACGGCAAGGTGGACATCGTCGTGTCGGGCGTCGGCACCGGCGGCACCATCTCGGGCATCGGCCATGTGCTCAAGGCGCGCAAGCCGGGCCTGAAGCTGGTGGCGGTGGAGCCCGAGGACAGCCCGGTCCTGTCGGGCGGCGCCCCCGGCCCGCACAAGATCCAGGGCATCGGCGCCGGTTTCGTGCCGGACATCCTGGACAAAGGCGTGATCGACGAGATTCTGCAGATCGGCAACGAGACGGCGCTTTCCACCGCCCGCAAGGCCGCCAAGCTGGAAGGTATTCCGGTGGGCATCTCGTCGGGCGCGGCCATCGCTGCCGCCCTGGAACTGGGCTCGCGCCCCGAGAACGCCGGCAAGCTGATCGTCGCCATCATCCCCAGCTTCGCCGAACGCTACCTGTCCACCGCCCTGTTCGATCAGGTCTAGGGTCGGTCCGGCACCTTCTTGTATAATCGTCATGGCCGGGCTCGACCCGGCCATCCATGGACCCCCGGGCCAAGCCCGGGGGTGACGGTTTTCAAAAGGGCTTTGCCAATGGACTTCACCGAGGAGCAGATCCACCGCTACGCCCGCCACATCATCCTGCCGGAGGTGGGCGGCGTGGGCCAGGCGAAGCTGCTGAACTCTTCGGCCCTGGTGATCGGGGCGGGCGGCCTGGGCTCGCCGGTGATCCTGTATCTCGCCGCCGCCGGGGTGGGAACCATCGGAGTGATCGACGACGACGACGTGGAGCTGTCCAACCTGCAGCGCCAGATCATCCACCGCACCTCGAGCGTGGGTACGCCCAAGGTG harbors:
- the groL gene encoding chaperonin GroEL (60 kDa chaperone family; promotes refolding of misfolded polypeptides especially under stressful conditions; forms two stacked rings of heptamers to form a barrel-shaped 14mer; ends can be capped by GroES; misfolded proteins enter the barrel where they are refolded when GroES binds), which gives rise to MAAKEVKFSTDARTRMLRGVDILADAVKVTLGPKGRNVVIEKSFGAPRITKDGVTVAKEIELADKFENMGAQMVREVASKTADLAGDGTTTATVLAQAIVREGVKAVAAGLNPMDLKRGVDLAVAAVVENVKSRSRKVATNAEIAQVGTISANGEKEIGDMIAKAMEKVGNEGVITVEEAKGLDTELDVVEGMQFDRGYTSPYFVTNAEKMTCELDNPYILLHEKKLSGLQPLLPVLEQVVQSGRPLVIIAEDIEGEALATLVVNKLRGGLKVAAVKAPGFGDRRKAMLEDIAILTGGQVISEDLGIKLESVNLAMLGTSKRITITKEDTTIVDGSGKKGDIDARCKQIRAQIEETTSDYDREKLQERLAKLAGGVAVIKVGGASEIEVKERKDRVDDALHATRAAVEEGIVPGGGVALLHAVKALEGLKSGNADQEVGIGIVRRALQAPVRQIAENAGHDGAVVAGKIGESADLAFGFDAQTGVYTDMIKAGIIDPTKVVRTALQDAASVAGLLITTEAMIAERPKKDVGGMPGGDMGGMGGMGGMGGMDF
- a CDS encoding CocE/NonD family hydrolase; this encodes MKTFAIAFLALFVGFASAARAGLVEESGGLAVTFSKGGGEVTLDALIIRPDDRLRHPLAVLSHGAPRDAADREAMSPGAMRAQAREFARRGWVVVTFMRRGYGQSEGEYVESSGKCASPDYVTSGRRSAEDIRAVIRAMSDKPYVDSSRILSVGRSAGGLATVALTADPPPGLVAAISFAGGRGSVRPDEVCVPARLVEAFGTFGKTSRVPMLWVYAENDRFFGPNLARQFHGAFTGAGGRAEFIAAAPFGADGHSLFSEKGQPIWTRYVDDFLAHQHLTLVDRLLPSRDESAVSYPPYLNAKGKESFRKFLDASDHKAFAVSRDGAYGWRSGQKTVEAAIEDALANCRKNASKTCRTVMIDDEDVE
- the coaBC gene encoding bifunctional phosphopantothenoylcysteine decarboxylase/phosphopantothenate--cysteine ligase CoaBC, whose translation is MLDGRRVLLIISGGIAAYKSLELIRRLKDRGCAVRCILTRGGANFVTPLSVAALSGDKVYQETFSLTDEAEMGHIRLSREADLVVVAPATANLLAKMAAGIADDLASTALLATDKRVLVAPAMNTMMWEHAATKANMAILESRGVTRVGPGAGDLACGEVGAGRMAEPAEILAAIESMLSDGPLKGVRAVVTSGPTHEAIDPVRFIANRSSGKQGHAIAAALAAMGAEVTLVSGPVTIADPAGVRVVKVESAIQMLNAVRGALPADVVVCAAAVADWTVANRATEKRKKKVGDPPPTIELTPNPDILMTVSKAEGAARPRLVVGFAAETEKLLEHAADKRARKGCDWIVANDVSEGSGTFGGESNTVHVIDGAGTDSWPVLGKDEVARRLAERIAKALGKM
- the dut gene encoding dUTP diphosphatase, whose protein sequence is MSKPIPVSIKRLEHAADLPLPAYETAHAAGMDLMACIPADITLGPGERAVIPAGFAIALPEGFEAQVRPRSGLAAKHGITVLNAPGTIDADYRGEVGVILVNLGQNAFAISRGMRIAQMVIAPVSRAAWREVESLDDTARGAGGFGSTGTGKKE
- a CDS encoding RrF2 family transcriptional regulator produces the protein MLRPSKKMLFAIEAVLDIAYHAGGEPVQSREITRRQGIPRRYLEQTLQQLVRAGLLVGVRGPRGGYRLARERRRISVGEVVRVVRALETAEDPYQDMPASELGKNVIRPMWGDLTEEIMSRLDAISIDELCMRAYKGGIPSEAHQKLDFII
- the cysK gene encoding cysteine synthase A, which gives rise to MTTSAPAFRGKIYDSIIDTIGATPLVRFKRMAAESGSKADIVGKLEFFNPLASVKDRIGFAMIEAAEVSGQLKPGGTIIEPTSGNTGIALAFVAAAKGYKLVLCMPESMSLERRKMLQLLGAEIVLTPASKGMTGAVRQAEELLASTPGAIMPQQFKNAANPAIHERTTAEEIWNDTNGKVDIVVSGVGTGGTISGIGHVLKARKPGLKLVAVEPEDSPVLSGGAPGPHKIQGIGAGFVPDILDKGVIDEILQIGNETALSTARKAAKLEGIPVGISSGAAIAAALELGSRPENAGKLIVAIIPSFAERYLSTALFDQV